In Chitinispirillales bacterium ANBcel5, a single window of DNA contains:
- a CDS encoding oligosaccharide flippase family protein, whose translation MLSTICESSRLIKNSVMILLNNTALLLLSWLISIWIARQLGPSNYGIFNLVLWMSNTIVWVLGMGLIHAITKFIAEYQGKNERNQCKPIILFILKIELLISVPTTIVLIFFRSTISTFFFSPNESVYFLIMFIGIIPGLITAVFSAAIEGIQKFEYFTVFNFIASPLSFLAKAYVLYIGKGVNGLLAVMLLFSFINALFYFFVLKREGMFKKTSTRLSQELKKRVLHYNRSVLSIILCDKIVWDKSENFFLGRYSSSTQIGFYNLGYNVANKFVNIFPNTIWKILFPAMSNYCGSKDYDKVKRLFYLSVRYLAFFSFPIGAAGSILSFQIIKFLYGYEYIDAQRVMQLVFLTSIVTSLSKPSSAVLYAFNKQSFIFKYGSVLAFLNIVLNFFLIRQWGAIGAAISYCSITLLGSTGGILYTCKKMKVIIPFIPLAKIFFSTIIMSLVMKIIISKDGSLLGFFLSIVAGFVTYAVCSLSFGSFQQEDLRVLRKIRETMPGFTKFIPGFFIGIITDYKNIEKICE comes from the coding sequence GTGTTGAGTACTATTTGCGAAAGTTCAAGACTGATTAAAAATTCAGTGATGATTCTTTTAAATAATACTGCTCTATTACTGCTGTCCTGGTTGATTTCCATTTGGATTGCCCGTCAGCTCGGACCATCAAACTACGGTATTTTTAATCTTGTACTATGGATGTCAAATACAATAGTGTGGGTTCTTGGAATGGGTCTAATTCATGCAATAACCAAATTTATAGCCGAATACCAGGGGAAAAATGAAAGAAACCAATGCAAGCCTATCATCCTTTTTATCCTCAAAATTGAACTTTTAATTTCAGTTCCAACGACTATTGTTTTAATCTTTTTTAGAAGTACTATCTCGACCTTCTTTTTTTCTCCAAATGAATCTGTCTACTTTTTGATCATGTTTATTGGAATCATACCGGGACTGATTACAGCGGTATTTTCAGCCGCAATCGAGGGGATACAAAAATTTGAATATTTTACAGTTTTTAACTTTATTGCTTCCCCATTATCTTTTTTAGCCAAAGCCTACGTTCTCTATATCGGAAAAGGGGTTAATGGTCTTCTTGCTGTAATGCTGCTTTTTTCTTTCATAAATGCTCTTTTCTACTTTTTTGTATTAAAGCGCGAAGGGATGTTTAAAAAGACCAGCACACGCCTCTCTCAAGAGCTGAAAAAAAGAGTTTTGCATTACAACAGAAGCGTTTTATCCATAATTTTATGTGATAAAATTGTCTGGGATAAAAGTGAAAATTTCTTTCTTGGTCGCTACAGCAGTTCAACTCAAATCGGGTTTTATAATCTTGGGTATAATGTAGCCAACAAATTTGTGAATATCTTCCCAAACACAATATGGAAAATTCTTTTCCCTGCTATGTCAAATTACTGTGGATCAAAGGATTATGATAAAGTAAAAAGGTTATTTTATTTATCAGTACGGTATCTGGCTTTTTTCTCATTTCCAATTGGAGCCGCGGGATCAATTCTTTCCTTTCAGATCATTAAATTCCTTTATGGTTATGAATACATTGATGCCCAACGGGTGATGCAGCTTGTTTTCTTAACGTCAATTGTTACAAGTTTGTCAAAGCCTTCGTCTGCTGTTCTTTATGCTTTCAATAAACAGTCATTTATCTTTAAATACGGTTCAGTCCTGGCTTTTTTAAACATTGTACTAAATTTTTTTCTAATACGGCAATGGGGAGCTATCGGAGCAGCTATTTCATATTGCTCAATCACACTTCTGGGCAGTACTGGTGGTATTCTTTATACATGTAAAAAAATGAAAGTGATCATTCCATTTATTCCACTTGCCAAAATCTTTTTTTCTACAATTATAATGAGTTTAGTAATGAAAATAATAATCTCTAAAGATGGTTCGCTGCTCGGTTTTTTTCTGTCGATAGTAGCAGGTTTTGTAACTTATGCAGTTTGTTCACTAAGTTTTGGCTCCTTTCAGCAAGAGGACCTGAGGGTGCTCAGAAAGATTAGAGAGACTATGCCAGGATTTACAAAATTTATACCAGGTTTTTTTATAGGAATTATTACAGACTATAAAAACATTGAAAAAATCTGTGAATAA
- a CDS encoding glycosyltransferase family 4 protein — translation MRVLFISNEYPEESGFGGIGTYTSYAAESLVEKKHEVHVICRSVNPNSVSYIQNGVHVHRTALGPYPLPTQKKFYLFRMLCYNFIPESLNRLAWAKSAWNAYEVLFENNYFDIIEYPECGAEGIYFTGKGLPLVVRLHTPWSMARKFNMIHEHPIDCLFQEFLEKTSVKKARAISSPSKSLALILKKRWQLKKVSVYPNPIRLNDYHPSKEKNNYWIYTGRVEHRKGVHLLLEAYEKLLLKRNAPKLYLIGRPYGRYKEGQMYDQYITSIIENYELDKKVIWVKGAEHKQIRAYLKKASAAFFPSIWDNFPYTCLEAMSTGVAVCASNCGGYKEMIEDGENGLLFLPNQVDSLLEKMTFLHDHPRSSRMLGKNAREKVSLFYDTEIVTAESLKFYNEVVC, via the coding sequence ATGCGTGTACTTTTTATTTCAAACGAATATCCTGAAGAAAGCGGTTTTGGAGGAATCGGAACCTATACCAGCTATGCAGCAGAATCCCTCGTAGAAAAAAAACATGAAGTTCATGTCATATGCAGATCTGTTAATCCTAATTCTGTTTCTTACATTCAAAACGGTGTTCATGTACACAGAACTGCCCTTGGCCCCTATCCACTTCCAACACAAAAAAAATTTTACCTTTTTAGAATGCTATGCTATAATTTCATTCCTGAATCACTCAACCGCCTTGCCTGGGCTAAAAGTGCCTGGAATGCCTATGAAGTATTATTTGAAAATAACTATTTTGACATCATTGAATATCCTGAATGTGGTGCTGAAGGTATTTACTTTACCGGTAAAGGATTACCTCTTGTAGTACGTTTACACACACCCTGGAGCATGGCAAGAAAATTTAACATGATACATGAACACCCCATAGATTGTTTGTTTCAGGAATTTTTGGAAAAAACTTCGGTGAAAAAGGCAAGGGCAATCTCTTCACCTTCAAAATCTCTTGCTCTGATACTTAAGAAAAGGTGGCAACTCAAAAAAGTCTCTGTTTATCCAAACCCGATCAGATTAAACGATTATCATCCTTCTAAAGAAAAAAATAATTACTGGATCTATACCGGAAGAGTTGAGCACAGAAAGGGTGTACACCTATTATTAGAAGCGTATGAAAAGCTTCTCTTAAAACGAAACGCCCCAAAGCTCTATTTAATTGGTAGACCGTATGGCAGGTACAAGGAAGGACAAATGTATGATCAGTATATTACTTCAATTATTGAGAATTATGAATTAGACAAAAAGGTGATCTGGGTAAAAGGTGCAGAACATAAACAAATAAGAGCATATCTCAAAAAAGCTTCAGCGGCCTTTTTTCCTTCTATTTGGGATAATTTTCCTTATACGTGCCTTGAAGCGATGTCAACAGGTGTAGCAGTGTGCGCTTCTAATTGCGGTGGATACAAGGAAATGATTGAAGACGGGGAAAATGGTTTACTTTTTTTACCAAACCAGGTTGATTCATTACTGGAAAAAATGACCTTTTTACATGATCACCCTCGTTCATCCCGCATGCTTGGGAAGAATGCAAGAGAGAAAGTATCTCTTTTTTATGATACCGAAATAGTTACTGCTGAATCTTTAAAATTCTATAATGAGGTGGTGTGTTGA
- a CDS encoding glycosyltransferase family 4 protein — translation MNIALINSEYPQEDGSQGGIASFTYTLATALTDLGCKVHVLIRKGTVPQNLSPAVEVHHFEFRSAKGIKQFVEKKFQNGAVTWEKGHSRHIRQILLTIHKQEKLNVVQIPEYGGLAYSLKPPLPFKIIVRFSMPSKLIDMINGKTTSNKRANFYRFESKAIKNASAFISPTKALQRWLHKHMNIADIRFSVIKSPIDTRDFGDKRSYKSKTLKKILYVGRLEQRKGAGIIARYITDILKIDPKITITFAGEVEKLFISKVKQTIAKNLGYKECSRVLFLGAVNHQEISELYKKSGILIVPSLMDNCPNTLLEGMASGLPIVCSDAEGIKEFINHGSNGLVFPLKNPQLLTTMISHIINNPRLASALGKSALQYISKNHEIMCTGKEFLSLYKSVSN, via the coding sequence ATGAATATAGCACTAATTAATTCCGAATACCCTCAGGAAGATGGTAGCCAGGGAGGCATAGCTTCATTCACCTATACACTGGCAACTGCACTCACAGATCTTGGGTGCAAAGTTCATGTACTTATTAGAAAAGGAACTGTGCCCCAAAATCTCTCACCAGCTGTTGAGGTGCATCATTTCGAGTTTCGATCGGCTAAAGGAATTAAACAATTTGTAGAAAAAAAGTTCCAAAACGGGGCTGTAACCTGGGAAAAAGGGCACTCAAGACATATCAGGCAAATACTTCTTACTATCCATAAGCAAGAAAAGTTAAATGTGGTACAGATACCCGAATACGGCGGTTTAGCTTACAGCCTTAAACCACCCCTTCCCTTCAAAATAATAGTGCGATTCAGTATGCCTTCGAAACTTATCGACATGATTAATGGTAAAACGACCTCCAACAAAAGAGCCAATTTTTACCGATTTGAATCAAAAGCAATTAAAAATGCATCTGCTTTTATCTCTCCAACCAAAGCTCTTCAGCGCTGGTTACATAAGCACATGAACATTGCTGATATCAGGTTTTCAGTTATTAAATCACCCATTGACACTAGAGATTTTGGCGATAAACGATCTTACAAGTCTAAGACGCTAAAAAAGATTCTCTATGTAGGAAGATTAGAGCAAAGAAAAGGTGCCGGTATTATTGCTCGTTATATTACAGATATTTTAAAAATAGATCCTAAAATTACAATTACCTTTGCAGGCGAAGTTGAAAAATTATTCATCAGCAAAGTCAAACAAACAATAGCTAAAAATCTGGGCTACAAAGAATGCTCAAGGGTTCTATTTTTAGGAGCAGTTAACCATCAAGAAATTTCTGAACTATACAAAAAATCCGGCATTTTGATAGTCCCTTCTCTGATGGATAACTGTCCAAACACGCTTCTTGAAGGGATGGCATCAGGGCTTCCAATTGTTTGCTCCGATGCAGAGGGTATCAAAGAATTTATTAATCACGGCAGCAACGGTTTGGTTTTTCCCCTGAAAAACCCACAACTACTTACAACTATGATTTCTCATATCATCAACAACCCTCGTCTTGCTTCTGCTTTAGGTAAAAGTGCGCTGCAATACATCAGTAAAAACCACGAGATTATGTGTACCGGAAAAGAATTCCTTTCTCTTTATAAATCTGTCTCGAATTAG
- the hisF gene encoding imidazole glycerol phosphate synthase subunit HisF → MLSKRIISCLDVRDGKLAKSVKFLNTQDIGDPISTAKKYYEEGIDELVFYDITASSDKRNIMIDVVSNVASQIFIPFSVGGGLRTVEDCMKVRMAGAEKINLNTAAVSNPKLINQTALLLGSQAVVLSMDVLGVTKSKQIPSGYEVVTHGGRKQTGLDALWWAVEAEKLGAGELVINSIDADGTGEGYELNLTRSIADSVKIPVIASGGGGKPEHLYEVLTRGKADAALIASILHYGQSTIKELKTELSRQGLNIRTQW, encoded by the coding sequence ATGCTTAGTAAAAGAATTATTTCATGCCTTGATGTCAGAGATGGCAAGCTTGCAAAGAGCGTTAAATTCCTCAACACTCAGGATATAGGGGACCCGATCAGTACAGCTAAAAAATACTATGAAGAAGGGATAGATGAACTGGTATTCTACGACATCACAGCCTCAAGTGATAAGCGCAACATAATGATTGATGTTGTTTCAAACGTAGCATCTCAAATCTTTATTCCCTTCTCTGTTGGTGGTGGGCTCAGAACCGTTGAAGACTGCATGAAAGTAAGAATGGCAGGAGCAGAAAAAATTAATCTCAATACTGCTGCGGTATCTAACCCTAAACTCATTAACCAAACGGCCCTTCTTCTTGGCTCTCAAGCAGTTGTTTTATCGATGGATGTGCTTGGGGTAACTAAATCCAAACAGATCCCCTCAGGGTATGAAGTTGTTACCCATGGCGGTAGAAAACAGACTGGACTCGATGCCCTCTGGTGGGCAGTTGAAGCAGAAAAGCTGGGTGCGGGAGAACTGGTAATTAATTCAATCGATGCAGATGGTACCGGGGAAGGATACGAACTTAATCTAACCAGATCTATTGCAGATAGTGTCAAAATACCCGTTATAGCATCGGGTGGTGGTGGAAAACCAGAACACCTGTACGAGGTCCTTACCCGTGGCAAAGCCGACGCGGCACTTATCGCCTCGATTCTGCATTACGGACAATCTACAATTAAGGAATTAAAAACAGAACTAAGCAGACAAGGGCTCAACATCAGAACACAGTGGTAA
- the hisH gene encoding imidazole glycerol phosphate synthase subunit HisH — MIAIIDYNSGNLTSVKRALDHLKIPNCITSDPKNVRNAERIIFPGVGHASTAMEVLRKTKLDVALKDALSQGTPILGICLGTQIILSHSQEGNTSCLGLIEGECVHFKLKNPDLKIPHMGWNSITTTRHHPVLEGFSQGVEFYFVHSYYPAPVNHTLIIGVCEYEIEFPAIIGQNNLIATQFHPEKSGRTGLRLLQNFSQWNGKDA; from the coding sequence ATGATTGCAATCATTGACTACAATTCCGGCAATCTTACTTCCGTAAAAAGAGCTCTCGATCACCTCAAAATACCAAACTGCATCACTTCGGACCCTAAAAATGTTAGAAACGCAGAGCGGATAATCTTTCCTGGGGTAGGACATGCAAGCACTGCAATGGAGGTGCTGAGAAAGACTAAACTGGATGTAGCCCTAAAGGATGCCCTCTCACAAGGGACCCCCATTCTTGGTATATGTCTTGGTACACAAATCATTTTAAGTCACTCTCAGGAAGGAAACACCTCCTGCCTTGGTCTTATAGAGGGAGAGTGTGTGCATTTTAAACTAAAAAATCCTGATCTAAAAATCCCTCACATGGGATGGAACTCCATAACCACCACCAGACACCACCCTGTGCTTGAAGGTTTTTCCCAAGGAGTAGAGTTCTATTTTGTACACTCATACTATCCGGCCCCGGTAAACCATACTCTTATAATAGGTGTTTGTGAGTACGAAATTGAATTTCCTGCAATTATAGGTCAAAACAATTTAATTGCCACTCAATTTCATCCCGAAAAGAGCGGTAGAACAGGTTTAAGATTACTGCAAAATTTCTCTCAGTGGAATGGTAAAGATGCTTAG
- a CDS encoding HAD hydrolase-like protein, whose translation MKDYSYYLFDADGTLFDTADMIYSCFEDTFKRFDLNPVPKEMIYSHIGLPLRDQLEVYIGNVDDVFYRRYRAAHMKHQLEIFRDYLVLFNGVRETLVQLKDRGKRCAVVTSRMKESLRMFLDELSILESFEVFVTPESTENHKPHPQPAFEALKLLGATEQSDAIFIGDSSFDIECGNSAGMDTAFVNWSKIDPKTLSVKPTYILNSMADLLCSKKASLRL comes from the coding sequence ATGAAAGATTACAGCTACTATCTTTTTGATGCTGATGGAACACTCTTTGATACAGCGGATATGATCTATTCCTGTTTTGAAGATACCTTTAAAAGGTTTGACCTAAACCCGGTTCCAAAAGAGATGATTTATTCCCATATAGGATTGCCGCTCAGGGATCAGCTCGAGGTATATATAGGTAATGTAGATGATGTCTTTTATCGGAGATATCGTGCAGCTCACATGAAACATCAGCTTGAGATATTTCGGGATTATTTGGTGCTTTTTAATGGGGTCAGAGAGACACTGGTTCAGTTAAAGGACCGGGGTAAAAGATGTGCAGTTGTAACGTCCCGAATGAAAGAGTCGCTTAGAATGTTTTTAGATGAGCTATCTATTCTTGAAAGCTTTGAAGTGTTTGTGACACCTGAGAGTACAGAAAACCATAAACCACACCCCCAACCGGCTTTTGAAGCTCTTAAGCTTCTGGGGGCAACTGAACAAAGTGATGCGATTTTTATAGGTGATTCATCTTTTGATATAGAGTGTGGAAATAGTGCCGGAATGGACACTGCTTTTGTGAATTGGAGCAAAATTGACCCCAAAACTCTTTCCGTTAAACCAACTTATATTTTAAACTCAATGGCGGATCTTTTATGTTCAAAAAAGGCAAGTTTAAGGTTGTAG